A window of the Glaciimonas sp. CA11.2 genome harbors these coding sequences:
- a CDS encoding dihydrofolate reductase, whose protein sequence is MPFILTIIVATDAKNGIGIRNTLPWHLPEDLAHFKRTTSGHTIIMGRKTFESIGRPLPNRRNIVITRNPEWQHEGVETVNSLEAAAALANSSVNDADAAGEAFVIGGAEIYAAAQRLCDRLIVTEISKRFDCDAFFPALDPQQWQETSRLSHHSAANNFDYAFVEYQRRQSFNA, encoded by the coding sequence ATGCCTTTTATTCTCACTATCATTGTCGCCACTGATGCCAAAAATGGCATCGGCATTCGCAATACCCTTCCATGGCATTTACCGGAGGATTTGGCGCACTTCAAACGCACCACGTCGGGTCACACGATTATTATGGGTCGTAAAACATTTGAATCCATTGGGCGGCCTCTGCCAAATAGGCGCAATATCGTCATTACCCGTAATCCAGAATGGCAACACGAAGGCGTGGAAACCGTGAACTCTCTCGAAGCCGCCGCCGCGCTAGCGAATTCAAGTGTTAATGATGCCGATGCTGCTGGGGAAGCCTTCGTCATCGGCGGTGCCGAAATCTACGCTGCTGCGCAACGCCTTTGTGACCGTTTAATCGTGACTGAAATCAGCAAACGCTTTGACTGCGACGCCTTCTTTCCGGCATTAGATCCGCAACAATGGCAAGAAACGTCACGTCTCTCACATCACTCCGCAGCCAACAATTTCGACTACGCCTTTGTAGAATATCAAAGACGACAATCGTTTAACGCTTAA
- a CDS encoding efflux RND transporter periplasmic adaptor subunit, giving the protein MTVDQTKALPIASRFSSRLFRRSSLAVGLSLVVVLSAGVVIAQVLQQPKPVSAINPEMGPPAPIKFDTVTIQRGDIQQTVEAGGKLQLYKYADANAQVTGQIKDVLVAVGDTVQIGKMVVEITPTLQPAKVETNRAQMARLQAELADQRAQMDFAELQFKRQTQLKAQNATREESFESSRMSMSSASARVDAINAQIRQVEATLKFDEESRQHTQVLAPISGTVVALNARAGQSVGAPLPVVPLMRIADLSKMTVQARVAEIDVTRLRRGMTANFTTPGYPGKQWSGKLRQVIPVPADGSGEQGKQTFYNVLFEVDNPDQELMSGMSTEVEFIVAQAKDAVLLPIKLLAKPDSDGIYSANVLDSNQQLSVRKLKIGIRNQQQVQVLSGLAAGEQLLVGPVPAVLLKPKPVSPPVTPAAAATPATTSDATNSSNANKSVTPAAASFSTLIPQPKNVISPSNPSNGASVTSVTR; this is encoded by the coding sequence ATGACTGTTGATCAGACCAAAGCTTTACCTATTGCCTCTCGTTTTTCTTCTCGGCTATTTCGTCGCAGCAGTCTTGCTGTCGGATTGTCGCTCGTAGTCGTGCTTAGCGCAGGGGTTGTAATTGCGCAAGTGTTGCAACAGCCGAAGCCGGTATCGGCCATCAATCCTGAGATGGGACCGCCAGCGCCAATCAAGTTCGATACGGTGACTATTCAGCGCGGGGATATTCAACAGACGGTTGAGGCGGGCGGAAAGCTCCAACTTTACAAATACGCTGATGCCAACGCGCAGGTAACCGGACAAATCAAGGATGTGCTGGTTGCCGTCGGCGATACGGTGCAGATCGGCAAGATGGTTGTTGAAATTACACCAACTTTACAGCCCGCCAAAGTCGAAACCAATCGTGCTCAAATGGCGCGGTTACAGGCTGAACTGGCAGACCAGCGCGCGCAGATGGATTTTGCTGAATTGCAGTTTAAACGCCAAACGCAACTCAAAGCGCAAAACGCCACGCGTGAAGAATCTTTTGAGTCCAGCCGCATGAGTATGTCCTCTGCGAGCGCCCGCGTGGATGCTATTAATGCACAGATTCGCCAGGTTGAGGCCACACTTAAATTCGACGAGGAGAGTCGTCAGCACACGCAGGTATTGGCGCCTATTTCGGGAACGGTAGTTGCTCTGAATGCCCGCGCAGGACAATCGGTTGGTGCACCGCTGCCGGTTGTTCCACTGATGCGTATTGCCGATTTGTCAAAAATGACTGTTCAGGCGCGTGTTGCCGAAATTGATGTTACGCGTTTGCGGCGCGGCATGACGGCGAATTTTACGACGCCGGGTTATCCGGGAAAACAATGGTCAGGCAAGTTACGTCAGGTAATTCCTGTACCCGCAGATGGATCGGGCGAGCAAGGTAAGCAGACTTTTTATAACGTGTTATTTGAAGTCGATAACCCTGATCAGGAATTAATGAGCGGTATGAGTACGGAGGTTGAGTTCATCGTGGCACAAGCTAAGGATGCTGTCTTACTGCCAATAAAGCTATTGGCTAAACCTGATAGCGATGGCATTTATAGCGCTAATGTCTTGGATAGCAATCAACAACTCAGTGTGCGGAAGCTAAAAATTGGCATACGAAATCAGCAACAAGTACAAGTTTTATCCGGTTTAGCAGCCGGCGAACAGTTGCTAGTTGGACCTGTTCCTGCTGTACTGCTTAAGCCTAAACCGGTGAGTCCGCCAGTTACGCCCGCCGCGGCTGCAACTCCCGCAACTACAAGCGATGCGACCAATTCGTCGAATGCAAACAAGTCGGTGACTCCCGCGGCAGCATCATTTTCGACACTGATTCCACAGCCTAAAAATGTTATTTCGCCAAGTAATCCGTCAAATGGTGCAAGCGTTACATCGGTAACGCGTTAA
- a CDS encoding glucan biosynthesis protein G: MFLKYFSSVKSFISTPTRVMLAPALIIMGCLLPIQYASAFNFNDVAQRAKALSAKAYVKPVPDIPKEVDDLTLEQYRDIRFKSEKSPWASAKLPFDLAFFHEGHLFNQPVKMNEILGKNVREIRFDPNNFTYGANKIDPSKLRGLGFAGFRVHYPLNNTSYKDEVLSFLGASYFRAIGKDQRYGLSARGLAVDTALNSGEEFPQFVEFWIERPKAGDKQLTIYALLNSRRVTGAYSFILKPGVDTAIEVKAQLYLRENVSKLGIAPLTSMFLYGKNQRSPVEDYRPEVHDSDGLLVASGTGEWIWRPLVNPKRLLVTSYTLSNPIGFGLMQRERNFAAYQDLSSRYEKGPSAWVQPKGKWGSGRVELVQIPTPDETNDNIVAYWVPDTPPKVGQPFNIEYTLLWQKDAEKSSPLSWVTQTRRGNGFQAKPDDSIGLLVDFEGPAFKKLPENTKLDAVVSVDDNGKLLSSEAVKNEATGGWRINIKLRRNEENKPVEIRAFLRNANTTLSETWSYILPPN, encoded by the coding sequence ATGTTTTTAAAATATTTTTCTTCGGTGAAGTCATTTATTTCGACACCAACGCGCGTCATGTTGGCGCCAGCACTAATCATTATGGGATGCCTACTTCCTATTCAGTATGCTTCAGCGTTTAATTTTAACGACGTTGCGCAACGGGCTAAAGCGTTATCAGCTAAGGCTTATGTTAAGCCTGTCCCGGATATACCAAAAGAGGTTGATGATTTAACCCTGGAGCAGTATCGAGACATTCGGTTCAAGTCTGAAAAATCACCGTGGGCTAGTGCTAAGTTGCCATTTGATTTAGCTTTTTTTCATGAGGGCCACCTGTTTAACCAGCCGGTCAAAATGAATGAGATCCTCGGTAAAAACGTACGTGAGATTCGCTTTGATCCCAACAATTTTACCTATGGCGCAAATAAAATAGATCCAAGTAAATTGCGCGGGCTTGGGTTTGCTGGCTTCCGTGTTCATTACCCGCTTAATAACACCAGTTATAAAGATGAAGTGTTGTCGTTCTTGGGCGCAAGCTATTTCCGTGCTATCGGCAAGGATCAGCGCTATGGATTATCGGCGCGCGGATTGGCGGTTGACACTGCGTTGAACTCGGGCGAAGAATTTCCGCAGTTTGTAGAATTTTGGATTGAACGGCCAAAAGCCGGTGATAAACAACTGACGATCTACGCATTGCTTAATTCGCGTCGGGTGACTGGCGCATATAGCTTTATTCTGAAGCCCGGAGTTGATACGGCGATTGAGGTCAAAGCGCAACTTTATTTGCGCGAAAACGTGAGCAAATTAGGCATTGCACCGCTTACAAGTATGTTTTTATATGGCAAAAATCAACGGTCACCTGTTGAAGATTATCGGCCAGAAGTGCATGATTCAGATGGGTTATTGGTAGCGTCTGGCACTGGCGAGTGGATTTGGCGACCATTGGTTAATCCTAAACGTTTGCTGGTCACGTCTTACACCTTGAGTAATCCGATTGGTTTTGGGTTGATGCAGCGCGAGCGTAACTTTGCCGCGTATCAAGATCTTAGCTCGCGCTACGAAAAAGGGCCGAGTGCCTGGGTTCAGCCCAAAGGAAAGTGGGGCTCTGGGAGAGTCGAGTTAGTGCAGATCCCGACACCGGATGAAACAAATGACAATATTGTTGCTTATTGGGTACCTGATACCCCGCCAAAAGTGGGCCAACCTTTCAACATTGAGTACACACTTTTATGGCAAAAAGACGCTGAGAAGAGTTCACCTTTATCATGGGTAACGCAAACGCGACGCGGCAATGGGTTTCAGGCTAAGCCTGATGACAGTATCGGTTTGTTAGTAGATTTTGAGGGTCCGGCCTTTAAGAAGCTGCCTGAAAACACAAAATTGGATGCGGTTGTCAGTGTTGATGATAACGGCAAACTATTGAGCAGCGAAGCGGTCAAAAATGAAGCTACCGGCGGGTGGCGCATCAATATCAAGTTGCGCCGGAACGAAGAAAATAAACCGGTCGAGATACGTGCTTTCTTGCGTAACGCCAATACAACCTTATCTGAAACGTGGAGTTACATATTACCGCCCAACTAG
- a CDS encoding efflux transporter outer membrane subunit, translated as MRLSRLFHLTFLSPPSLSTLMLGLLCAVLAGCAHNIPISEPPPAVEMPAGWTLSGKASNQEWPDNDWWKRFGSAELTQLVDEGQHSNLEIAAALARVRQAEAQARIAGAPLLPTAEFSAGGNRDLPLGNNGSANTSASGLLQVSYEIDFWGKNKASLASAEASLKANRYDRQTVALTVTSGIVSTYLQVLSLHDRINIARENVANAQRVLVLVEAQSSAGAASPLDLARQRSAVAGQKASLPDLMQQEREAQSALAILLGRSSQTFKVADHGLDTIGLPDVTPGLPSELLSRRPDIRRAEAQLAAANANVAVARAALFPSIRLTGSTGAQSSALLSLFNGPNLLANVGTSLVAPIFDAGLLKNQRDLAIAQKQELVQVYRSTVIAALSEVDTVLGQIRSLDEQRSLKTTEMEQARFAFNLSEIRYRVGAEDLMTVLDTQRALSDVQNELGALKLKRLQATVSLYKALGGGWQDDASHKKTPTTAGAGA; from the coding sequence ATGCGCCTTTCTCGATTGTTTCACTTGACATTTTTATCCCCTCCGTCCCTGTCCACATTAATGTTAGGTTTGCTGTGCGCCGTTTTAGCTGGCTGTGCGCACAATATCCCTATATCGGAGCCGCCTCCGGCAGTAGAGATGCCGGCAGGTTGGACATTAAGTGGAAAGGCGAGCAACCAGGAGTGGCCCGATAATGACTGGTGGAAGCGTTTTGGCAGCGCTGAGCTAACGCAATTAGTCGATGAGGGCCAGCATAGTAATCTCGAGATTGCAGCGGCCCTTGCGCGCGTGCGACAGGCGGAAGCACAAGCACGCATTGCGGGTGCACCGTTATTACCCACTGCTGAATTTTCTGCCGGTGGTAATCGCGATCTGCCCCTAGGAAATAACGGAAGCGCGAATACTTCGGCAAGCGGACTGTTGCAGGTCAGTTACGAAATTGATTTTTGGGGAAAGAATAAGGCCAGTCTGGCGTCTGCGGAAGCCTCGTTAAAAGCGAATCGTTATGATCGTCAAACTGTCGCTTTGACCGTCACAAGTGGCATCGTTTCCACGTATTTGCAGGTACTGTCATTGCATGACCGAATCAATATCGCGCGTGAGAATGTGGCGAACGCTCAAAGAGTGCTCGTGCTTGTCGAGGCGCAAAGTAGCGCCGGAGCCGCATCACCACTGGATCTCGCCCGTCAGCGCTCGGCAGTCGCCGGACAAAAGGCTTCGCTTCCAGATTTAATGCAGCAAGAACGTGAGGCGCAGTCTGCGCTGGCGATTTTGTTAGGTCGGTCATCCCAAACCTTCAAAGTGGCAGATCACGGACTTGACACCATAGGGCTGCCCGATGTGACACCTGGACTGCCTTCGGAGTTGCTCTCAAGGCGACCGGATATTCGGCGCGCCGAGGCACAACTTGCGGCGGCCAATGCGAACGTCGCGGTGGCACGTGCTGCTTTGTTTCCGAGTATTCGCCTGACCGGATCGACGGGCGCACAGAGTAGTGCGTTGTTATCATTATTTAATGGCCCCAACTTGCTCGCCAACGTGGGAACATCCTTGGTAGCACCGATTTTTGATGCTGGCCTATTGAAAAATCAACGGGATTTGGCAATCGCACAAAAGCAGGAGTTGGTGCAGGTTTATCGGTCAACAGTTATTGCGGCGCTGTCGGAAGTAGATACCGTGCTGGGTCAGATCAGAAGTCTGGACGAGCAACGTTCATTGAAAACGACCGAAATGGAACAAGCCCGTTTTGCGTTTAATTTGTCGGAGATTCGCTATCGGGTTGGTGCTGAAGATTTGATGACCGTGCTGGATACGCAACGGGCTTTATCAGACGTGCAGAACGAATTAGGCGCATTGAAATTGAAGCGATTACAAGCCACCGTCTCGCTGTATAAGGCGCTTGGTGGCGGCTGGCAGGACGATGCAAGTCACAAGAAAACGCCGACTACCGCCGGTGCTGGCGCTTAA
- the mdoH gene encoding glucans biosynthesis glucosyltransferase MdoH, translating into MELHITAQLALKPVSQVIDEHSPSDSYLQRLPLSPRQRKLLSERMHFSPSATSTEEMAALHLALAEIDDASSVSNATNPAYASIANRLQLAYGVPQDVDSLSDSVSGTVLNNPSDNVSNYNGSSGEDNRDSTGLTPEIVTDASGRTRITIALPLKRTPIVARPWGTLNPIVRWIENANRAFDRRPSLKSRRRATAQETAQQTSVEHPVLKEKTHDPRGIWRHNGNLRRLVLVMLMLAQTVVATYFMSTVLPYHGTKPLEMLTLVLFAILFCWVSAGFWTAMAGFLVLMRGTDRYVISREDAAPGPIAGNVRTAIVMPICNEDVNRVFAGLRATYESVLQSGELDRFDFFVLSDSGDPDICTAELDAWVTLCRTLGGFGRIFYRHRRRRVKRKSGNIDDFCRRWGANYDYMIVLDADSVMSGTCLTTLVRLMEANSSAGIIQTAPRAAGRDTLYARIQQFSTRVYGPLFTAGLHYWQLGESHYWGHNAIIRLTPFMKYCALAPLPGEGSLAGEILSHDFVEAALMRRAGWGVWIAYDLAGSFEEMPPNLLDELKRDRRWCQGNLMNFRLFLARGMHGVHRAVFVTGVMAYISAPLWFGFLVLSTALLAMHTLIAPEYFVTPGQLFPVWPEWHPEKALTLFSATATLLFLPKILSVILIWAKGAREFGGVVRLTMGMIIELLFSMMLAPVRMLFHTRFVVGAFLGWAISWKSPPREDTETTWGEAVRRHGWHTALGIAWGAGVFFLEPSFLWWLLPIVGSLVLSIPLSVFSSRVSLGRSFRHAGLFVIPEEVDLPPELAATTAYNEASRRLAGFTEAVVDPIINALVCASVTARPNIPAASVAAHAALIKAALIHGPDSLSSGQKSAVLDNPLMLSQLHLDVWSAPEANRLWMGLTERNVASS; encoded by the coding sequence GTGGAGTTACATATTACCGCCCAACTAGCGCTCAAGCCAGTATCGCAGGTGATTGACGAACATTCGCCTAGCGATTCCTATCTCCAGCGCCTTCCTCTGTCGCCGCGGCAGCGTAAGCTGTTGTCCGAGCGAATGCATTTTAGTCCGTCAGCGACATCGACCGAAGAAATGGCCGCGTTGCACCTGGCGCTGGCCGAGATTGACGATGCCAGCAGTGTTTCTAATGCAACTAATCCGGCATATGCATCAATCGCCAATCGTTTGCAGTTGGCGTATGGAGTTCCGCAGGACGTTGATAGCCTGTCTGACAGCGTATCGGGTACGGTTTTAAACAATCCATCTGACAATGTATCAAACTATAACGGCTCGTCCGGGGAAGACAATCGTGATTCTACGGGCTTGACACCGGAGATCGTTACTGATGCAAGTGGCAGAACACGGATAACAATTGCGCTGCCATTGAAGCGGACGCCGATCGTTGCTCGTCCTTGGGGGACGTTGAATCCTATCGTGCGCTGGATCGAAAACGCTAATCGCGCCTTTGATCGCCGCCCGAGCTTGAAATCCAGAAGGCGTGCGACGGCGCAGGAAACCGCGCAACAAACTAGTGTTGAACACCCCGTCCTGAAAGAGAAAACGCACGATCCACGTGGGATCTGGCGACACAATGGAAATCTGCGCCGCCTCGTGTTAGTCATGTTGATGTTGGCACAGACGGTGGTTGCCACCTATTTCATGAGTACGGTGCTGCCGTACCATGGCACTAAACCATTGGAGATGCTGACTCTCGTCCTGTTTGCGATTCTGTTTTGCTGGGTTTCGGCGGGATTCTGGACTGCGATGGCAGGTTTTCTGGTTTTGATGCGCGGGACCGATCGCTACGTTATTTCGCGGGAAGATGCGGCGCCTGGGCCGATTGCTGGCAATGTGAGAACGGCGATTGTCATGCCGATCTGTAATGAGGACGTCAATCGCGTATTTGCTGGGTTGCGTGCGACGTATGAGTCGGTATTGCAAAGTGGTGAGTTGGATCGTTTCGATTTCTTTGTACTAAGCGATAGCGGTGATCCCGATATCTGCACTGCAGAACTGGATGCATGGGTAACTTTATGTCGCACGCTCGGGGGATTTGGTCGTATTTTTTATCGACACCGTCGCCGTCGGGTTAAGCGCAAGAGTGGCAATATCGACGATTTCTGCCGCCGTTGGGGTGCGAATTATGATTACATGATTGTGCTGGACGCCGATAGTGTCATGAGCGGCACCTGTCTGACGACACTCGTGCGTTTGATGGAAGCAAATTCAAGCGCTGGTATTATTCAGACCGCGCCGCGTGCCGCTGGCCGCGATACTTTGTATGCGCGGATTCAACAGTTTTCTACACGCGTATATGGGCCGTTGTTCACCGCAGGTTTGCATTACTGGCAATTGGGCGAGTCGCACTATTGGGGCCACAACGCGATTATCCGGTTGACGCCTTTCATGAAGTATTGCGCTCTCGCACCGCTGCCTGGCGAAGGATCGTTGGCCGGTGAAATTCTGTCACATGACTTTGTCGAAGCGGCATTGATGCGACGCGCTGGTTGGGGCGTCTGGATTGCTTATGATCTGGCTGGTAGTTTTGAGGAAATGCCGCCAAATCTATTGGATGAACTTAAGCGCGATCGCCGTTGGTGTCAGGGAAATCTGATGAATTTCCGATTATTTCTGGCGCGCGGCATGCATGGTGTTCATCGTGCAGTATTTGTTACCGGTGTGATGGCGTACATTTCGGCACCACTTTGGTTCGGATTTTTAGTATTGTCGACGGCGTTGCTTGCCATGCATACGTTGATTGCACCTGAATATTTTGTGACCCCGGGTCAACTATTTCCCGTGTGGCCGGAATGGCATCCTGAGAAGGCGTTAACTTTATTTAGCGCAACAGCGACGCTGTTATTTCTTCCTAAAATCTTGAGCGTCATTTTGATTTGGGCTAAAGGCGCACGTGAGTTTGGCGGTGTTGTCCGGCTAACGATGGGCATGATCATTGAATTGTTGTTTTCTATGATGCTGGCCCCGGTCAGGATGTTATTCCACACGCGCTTTGTGGTCGGTGCTTTTCTTGGATGGGCGATTAGCTGGAAGTCACCGCCTCGCGAAGATACGGAAACCACTTGGGGCGAGGCAGTTCGGCGACACGGCTGGCACACGGCGCTGGGGATAGCGTGGGGCGCAGGTGTATTCTTTTTGGAACCATCATTTTTGTGGTGGTTATTGCCGATTGTCGGCTCTCTGGTGCTTTCGATTCCATTATCAGTATTTTCAAGCCGAGTTTCATTGGGGCGCAGTTTCCGCCACGCTGGGTTATTTGTGATTCCGGAAGAGGTCGATTTACCACCCGAACTTGCCGCGACTACGGCATATAACGAGGCAAGCAGACGCTTGGCTGGTTTTACTGAAGCAGTGGTTGATCCAATTATTAACGCATTGGTCTGTGCTTCGGTCACGGCGCGGCCAAATATTCCTGCCGCTAGTGTCGCAGCGCATGCCGCGTTAATCAAAGCAGCATTGATCCATGGACCCGATAGTTTATCCTCTGGCCAAAAAAGTGCTGTACTGGATAATCCATTGATGTTGTCGCAATTGCATTTGGACGTATGGAGTGCACCAGAGGCCAATCGCTTGTGGATGGGATTGACCGAAAGAAACGTTGCCTCTTCCTAG
- the dcd gene encoding dCTP deaminase: protein MAIKSDKWIRRMAQETGMIEPFSPTQVREENGNKIVSYGTSSYGYDIRCANEFKIFTNINSTIVDPKNFDEKSFVDFVGDVCIIPPNSFALARTIEYFRIPRSVLTICLGKSTYARCGIIVNVTPFEPEWEGYVTLEFSNTTPLPAKIYAGEGCAQVLFFESDEVCETSYKDRGGKYQGQQGVTLPKA from the coding sequence ATGGCTATCAAATCCGATAAATGGATCCGTCGCATGGCGCAGGAAACCGGCATGATCGAGCCGTTCTCGCCCACGCAGGTGCGTGAAGAAAATGGTAATAAAATCGTCTCATACGGCACTTCGTCCTACGGCTACGATATTCGTTGCGCCAATGAATTCAAGATTTTTACCAATATCAATTCGACCATTGTAGACCCGAAGAATTTCGATGAAAAATCATTTGTCGATTTCGTCGGTGACGTTTGTATCATTCCACCAAATTCGTTTGCGTTGGCGCGTACCATCGAATATTTTCGTATTCCAAGGAGCGTCCTGACGATCTGTTTAGGCAAGTCGACTTACGCCCGTTGCGGCATCATTGTCAATGTGACGCCATTCGAGCCAGAGTGGGAAGGTTACGTGACACTGGAATTTTCCAATACGACGCCATTGCCAGCAAAAATTTATGCAGGCGAAGGTTGTGCACAGGTCTTGTTCTTTGAGAGCGATGAAGTGTGCGAAACGTCTTACAAGGATCGCGGCGGCAAATATCAGGGCCAGCAAGGCGTCACATTACCTAAAGCTTAA
- a CDS encoding arginine/lysine/ornithine decarboxylase: MKFRFPIVIIDEDFRSENTSGLGIRALADAMEKEGMEVLGVTSYGDLSQFAQQQSRASAFILSIDDEEFGAGSFEETDHALKSLRAFVEEIRYKNADIPIYLYGETRTSRHIPNDILRELHGFIHMFEDTPEFVARHIIREAKSYLDGLSPPFFRALVHYAQDGSYSWHCPGHSGGVAFLKSPIGQMFHQFFGENMLRADVCNAVEELGQLLDHTGPIAESERNAARIYNADHCYFVTNGTSTSNKMVWHSTVAPGDIVVVDRNCHKSILHSIIMTGAIPVFLMPTRNHLGIIGPIPLEEFTMESIRKKIEANPFAREALNKKPRILTITQSTYDGVIYNVETLQNMLDGEIDTLHFDEAWLPHATFHDFYKDMHAIGKDRPRAKKSMIFSTQSTHKLLAGLSQASQVLVRESETVQLDQDAFNEAYLMHTSTSPQYSIIASCDVAAAMMEAPGGTALVEESILEALDFRRAMKKIDLEWGADWWFQVWGPNSFSEDGIGSREDWVIKAEDDWHGFGNLAPNFNMLDPIKATIVTPGLSLDGQFGDSGIPASIVTKYLAEHGVIVEKCGLYSFFIMFTIGITKGRWNTLLTALQQFKDDYDKNQPIWRILPEFARANNGKNSRYERLGLRDLCQQIHETYKAYDIARLTTEMYLSAMQPAMKPSDAFAKMAHREIDRVPIDQLEGRVTSILLTPYPPGIPLLIPGERFNKTIVDYLKFARNFNEKFPGFETDVHGLVKREVNGKRDYFVDCVRIEATNQ, translated from the coding sequence ATGAAATTCCGCTTCCCTATCGTCATCATCGATGAAGATTTCCGCTCAGAAAATACCTCCGGTCTCGGTATCCGGGCCCTCGCCGACGCGATGGAAAAAGAAGGCATGGAAGTTTTGGGTGTCACCAGTTATGGCGACCTGTCGCAATTCGCCCAGCAACAATCGCGAGCGTCCGCCTTTATTCTCTCGATCGACGATGAGGAGTTCGGGGCAGGTTCATTCGAAGAGACCGATCACGCGCTGAAATCGTTACGCGCCTTTGTCGAAGAAATCCGCTACAAGAATGCCGACATCCCGATCTATTTATACGGCGAAACCCGCACTTCACGTCATATACCAAATGACATTCTGCGTGAACTGCACGGCTTTATTCATATGTTTGAAGACACGCCTGAGTTTGTCGCCCGGCATATTATTCGCGAAGCCAAATCCTATCTGGACGGCCTCTCGCCGCCCTTCTTTCGTGCGTTGGTACACTACGCCCAAGATGGCTCTTACTCTTGGCACTGTCCCGGCCATTCTGGCGGCGTCGCCTTTTTAAAATCACCGATTGGCCAGATGTTTCATCAATTTTTTGGTGAAAACATGTTGCGTGCCGACGTTTGTAACGCCGTCGAAGAACTCGGTCAGTTGCTTGATCATACGGGCCCAATCGCTGAATCCGAGCGCAACGCAGCACGCATTTACAACGCCGATCATTGTTACTTCGTTACCAACGGAACGTCCACCTCAAACAAGATGGTGTGGCATTCAACCGTTGCGCCCGGCGATATCGTCGTCGTGGATCGCAATTGTCACAAGTCGATTTTGCACTCGATCATTATGACCGGCGCAATCCCGGTCTTCCTGATGCCGACCCGTAATCACCTGGGTATTATCGGTCCGATTCCGCTAGAAGAATTTACGATGGAAAGCATTCGGAAAAAGATCGAAGCCAATCCGTTTGCCCGGGAAGCATTGAATAAAAAGCCACGTATCCTCACGATTACGCAATCGACTTACGATGGTGTTATTTATAACGTTGAGACGCTGCAAAACATGCTCGATGGCGAGATCGATACTTTGCATTTTGATGAAGCATGGTTACCGCACGCCACTTTCCATGATTTCTACAAAGACATGCACGCGATCGGCAAAGATCGCCCGCGTGCAAAGAAATCAATGATTTTTTCAACGCAATCAACCCACAAATTGCTAGCGGGTCTATCGCAGGCATCGCAAGTGCTGGTGCGTGAATCGGAAACCGTGCAACTCGATCAGGACGCTTTTAATGAGGCGTATCTGATGCACACGTCCACCTCGCCACAATATTCCATCATTGCGTCCTGCGACGTCGCAGCGGCGATGATGGAAGCGCCGGGCGGTACTGCGCTGGTCGAAGAAAGTATTCTTGAGGCGCTCGATTTCCGCCGCGCCATGAAAAAAATCGATCTCGAATGGGGCGCGGATTGGTGGTTTCAGGTGTGGGGACCAAACTCGTTCTCAGAGGATGGTATCGGCTCACGAGAAGACTGGGTAATCAAGGCTGAAGACGATTGGCATGGCTTCGGCAATCTGGCACCCAACTTCAATATGCTCGATCCGATTAAGGCAACCATCGTTACGCCAGGGTTGTCACTTGACGGTCAATTTGGTGATAGCGGAATACCGGCTTCGATTGTGACCAAGTATTTGGCCGAGCATGGGGTTATCGTTGAAAAATGTGGTTTGTATTCATTCTTTATCATGTTCACTATCGGCATTACCAAAGGCCGCTGGAACACGTTGCTGACAGCATTGCAGCAATTTAAAGACGATTACGATAAGAACCAGCCCATCTGGCGCATTCTGCCGGAATTCGCTCGCGCTAATAACGGCAAAAATTCTCGCTACGAACGCCTTGGTCTGCGCGATTTGTGCCAGCAAATTCATGAGACCTACAAAGCCTATGATATCGCGCGTCTAACCACTGAAATGTATCTTTCAGCCATGCAACCGGCCATGAAACCATCCGACGCTTTTGCCAAGATGGCGCATCGTGAAATAGATCGCGTACCAATTGACCAGCTCGAAGGCCGCGTGACATCGATCCTATTGACGCCCTATCCGCCCGGCATTCCGTTGCTGATTCCTGGCGAACGTTTCAATAAGACTATTGTTGACTACTTAAAATTTGCACGGAATTTCAATGAAAAATTTCCGGGATTTGAAACAGACGTGCATGGCCTGGTGAAGCGTGAAGTGAATGGCAAGCGGGATTACTTTGTCGACTGCGTTCGCATCGAAGCTACAAACCAATAG